In Phreatobacter aquaticus, a single genomic region encodes these proteins:
- a CDS encoding energy transducer TonB family protein: MFADAAAAAVPDATAPVDESLRALFALRPADLMGEGQGPLPVLVPGATADENLAPALTIKPESWQIAPAAMRLAPWGALLSALIHASVAAAAFYMFEPKPPQAMELPSVDIELVAPAEPPPAPAAEASPEPVAEPQAEAQPTPPEPVVETPPPPVEEPPPVEQQMAEAPPVPEPPPEIVLDPPPVAELPLPAELIPPTPPEPKPPEPKPVVQRPPPVVQPRRVATVPPRREPPREVRRPVERAERRPPVRAAAAPSTASAGRGVSSEQSQRTSTPPPSYLALVIAQLHRAKPAGSGEHGRAVVSFAILRSGAATGVSLARSSGVAAIDQAATAMVRRASPFPPLPSEFAPGSMSLTVPINFR, translated from the coding sequence ATGTTTGCCGACGCCGCAGCAGCAGCAGTGCCCGACGCCACCGCCCCGGTGGACGAGAGCCTGCGCGCGTTGTTTGCCCTGCGGCCGGCCGACCTGATGGGGGAGGGTCAGGGTCCCCTGCCCGTCCTGGTGCCGGGAGCAACCGCCGACGAAAATCTGGCGCCAGCCCTCACGATCAAGCCCGAGTCCTGGCAGATCGCGCCTGCCGCCATGCGCCTCGCCCCCTGGGGCGCTCTCCTCTCCGCTCTGATCCACGCCTCGGTGGCGGCGGCGGCGTTCTACATGTTCGAGCCGAAACCGCCACAGGCGATGGAATTGCCCTCCGTCGATATCGAGCTCGTGGCACCGGCCGAACCGCCGCCCGCGCCTGCCGCCGAGGCCTCGCCGGAACCGGTGGCCGAGCCCCAGGCCGAGGCCCAACCGACGCCGCCCGAGCCGGTCGTCGAGACACCGCCACCGCCCGTCGAGGAGCCGCCGCCCGTCGAGCAGCAGATGGCCGAGGCACCGCCCGTGCCGGAACCGCCGCCCGAGATCGTTCTGGATCCGCCCCCGGTCGCCGAATTGCCGCTGCCGGCCGAGCTCATTCCGCCAACGCCCCCCGAACCCAAACCTCCGGAACCGAAGCCGGTCGTGCAACGACCGCCGCCGGTGGTCCAGCCCCGTCGTGTCGCGACTGTTCCGCCGCGGCGCGAACCGCCCCGCGAAGTGCGCCGCCCTGTCGAGCGGGCCGAGCGCCGCCCGCCGGTGCGTGCTGCCGCTGCGCCTTCCACGGCATCGGCCGGGCGCGGCGTGTCCTCCGAACAGAGCCAGCGCACATCGACGCCGCCGCCAAGCTATCTCGCGCTGGTCATCGCCCAGCTCCACCGCGCCAAACCCGCCGGCTCGGGTGAGCATGGTCGCGCCGTCGTCTCCTTCGCCATCCTGCGCTCGGGCGCCGCGACCGGCGTGTCGCTGGCTCGATCCTCGGGCGTGGCCGCCATCGATCAGGCCGCGACCGCCATGGTCCGGCGCGCTTCCCCCTTCCCGCCGCTGCCGAGCGAGTTCGCTCCCGGCAGCATGTCCCTCACCGTGCCCATCAATTTCCGCTGA
- a CDS encoding TonB-dependent receptor family protein, with translation MFPMSRILRAALTGLAILSAPQAFAQSLELPQIDVDGRPAGSGAGGGSLTQPGVDRQREQVNSTAGAVSFIDAQTYRNTYASNLRDVLQESPGVFVQNRYSQEIRLSIRGSGIARAFHTRGVEILQDGIPTNLADGSGDFYQIDPMGLRAIEVFRGGNALPFGASTLGGAVNFVTPTAYTAAAPNIFRIDGGSFGTIRAHGEVSRVIGNWDFHVGGTVTHSDGWRAHEQQNLGHFNANAGYRFSDRVETRFYAGAYYTDVKLPGTLTYNQAMTNPRMANAGAVSGDQARNTYVQRFANVTSFKLDSGQLDITSFVVHKHLNHPIFQVLDQDGWTYGISPRFNGSFNLGGFRNDVVIGARIFNGTNDALQYQNLGNATRGVLTTNARQTSRNYEAWFENRFFVLPTFAITAGAKLFQSERSFNGGTNLNNANIAFINQTITYGGVNPRVGVLWEPVKNIQVFANVTRSADLPDFSDLVQSNSLGISTFQSSLKAQTATTFEIGTRGRSGRFGWEAVVYSSDVRNQLLQFGVNPAASIPAATFNAPHTRLQGVEFAGSVDLFNNLASADDKLTLRQVWTYSDFRMVNDPTYGNNRLPVVPTHVLRTALTYTHPQFSVTPTVDIVPEGAFVDYRNTFKVGGYWLLGLQASVNLPNNATLFVDARNLLDRRYISDISPVVNNNTTAAGYYPGTGRSIYGGVRYQF, from the coding sequence ATGTTCCCCATGTCCAGAATCCTCCGGGCGGCCCTGACGGGTCTTGCCATTCTTTCAGCACCTCAGGCCTTCGCTCAGAGCCTTGAGCTTCCCCAGATCGACGTCGATGGTCGCCCGGCCGGTTCCGGCGCAGGCGGTGGCTCGCTCACCCAGCCCGGGGTCGACCGCCAGCGCGAACAGGTGAACTCCACCGCCGGCGCTGTGTCGTTCATCGACGCGCAGACCTATCGCAACACCTACGCCAGCAACCTGCGCGACGTGCTTCAGGAGAGCCCCGGCGTCTTCGTGCAGAACCGCTACAGCCAGGAGATCCGCCTCTCGATCCGCGGTTCTGGCATCGCGCGCGCCTTCCACACGCGCGGCGTCGAGATCCTGCAGGACGGCATTCCGACCAACCTCGCGGATGGCTCGGGCGACTTCTACCAGATCGACCCGATGGGGCTCAGGGCCATCGAAGTGTTCCGCGGCGGCAATGCCCTGCCCTTCGGCGCTTCCACGCTGGGCGGCGCGGTGAATTTCGTCACGCCGACCGCCTATACGGCGGCGGCCCCCAACATCTTCCGCATCGATGGCGGCTCTTTCGGTACGATCCGCGCCCATGGCGAGGTGTCGCGCGTCATCGGCAACTGGGATTTCCATGTCGGCGGGACGGTGACCCATTCCGACGGCTGGCGAGCCCACGAGCAGCAGAACCTCGGCCATTTCAACGCCAATGCCGGCTATCGCTTCTCCGACCGGGTCGAGACGCGCTTCTATGCGGGCGCCTATTACACCGACGTGAAGCTGCCGGGCACGCTGACCTACAACCAGGCCATGACCAATCCGCGCATGGCCAATGCGGGCGCGGTCTCAGGCGACCAGGCGCGCAACACCTATGTCCAGCGCTTCGCCAATGTGACGAGCTTCAAGCTCGATTCAGGCCAGCTGGATATCACCAGCTTCGTCGTTCACAAGCACCTGAACCACCCGATCTTCCAGGTGCTGGACCAGGATGGCTGGACCTATGGCATCTCGCCCCGGTTCAACGGCTCGTTCAATCTCGGCGGCTTCCGCAACGATGTCGTCATCGGCGCGCGCATCTTCAACGGCACCAATGACGCACTGCAGTACCAGAATCTCGGCAATGCCACGCGCGGCGTGCTGACGACCAATGCCCGCCAGACCTCGCGCAACTACGAAGCCTGGTTCGAGAACCGGTTCTTCGTGCTGCCGACTTTTGCCATCACGGCTGGGGCCAAGCTGTTCCAGTCGGAGCGCAGCTTCAATGGCGGAACCAACCTCAACAACGCCAACATCGCCTTTATCAACCAGACGATCACCTATGGCGGCGTCAATCCGCGCGTCGGCGTGCTGTGGGAGCCGGTGAAGAACATTCAGGTCTTCGCCAACGTCACCCGCAGCGCCGACCTGCCCGACTTCTCCGACCTGGTGCAGAGCAACTCGCTCGGCATCTCCACCTTCCAGTCGAGCCTCAAGGCACAGACTGCGACAACCTTCGAGATCGGCACGCGTGGCCGCTCGGGCCGGTTCGGCTGGGAGGCAGTCGTCTATTCCTCGGATGTCCGCAACCAGTTGCTGCAGTTCGGCGTTAACCCGGCGGCCAGCATTCCCGCCGCCACCTTCAACGCGCCCCACACCCGCCTGCAGGGCGTGGAATTCGCCGGCAGCGTCGACCTGTTCAACAATCTGGCCTCGGCCGACGACAAGCTGACGCTCCGCCAGGTCTGGACGTATTCGGACTTCCGGATGGTCAATGACCCGACCTATGGCAACAACCGCCTGCCGGTCGTCCCGACCCACGTGCTGCGCACGGCGCTGACCTACACGCATCCCCAGTTCAGCGTGACGCCGACCGTCGACATCGTCCCGGAAGGGGCCTTCGTCGACTATCGCAACACGTTCAAGGTCGGCGGCTACTGGCTCTTGGGCCTGCAGGCGAGCGTCAACCTGCCGAACAATGCGACCCTGTTCGTCGACGCCCGCAACCTGCTCGATCGCCGCTACATCAGCGACATCAGCCCGGTGGTGAACAACAACACGACGGCGGCTGGCTATTATCCGGGCACGGGCCGCTCGATCTATGGGGGCGTGCGCTACCAGTTCTAA